Proteins encoded together in one Rhizobacter sp. J219 window:
- a CDS encoding 4-oxalocrotonate tautomerase family protein, which translates to MPYVNIKVTREGVTREQKAELIAGVTTLLQRVLQKDPATTYVVIDEVELDNWGVAGLSVPAWRARPRS; encoded by the coding sequence ATGCCCTACGTCAACATCAAGGTCACGCGCGAAGGCGTGACCCGCGAACAGAAGGCCGAGCTGATCGCCGGCGTGACCACGCTGCTGCAGCGTGTGCTGCAGAAGGACCCGGCCACCACCTACGTGGTGATCGACGAGGTGGAGCTCGACAACTGGGGTGTCGCCGGCCTCAGCGTGCCGGCCTGGCGGGCGAGGCCACGCTCATGA
- a CDS encoding alpha/beta fold hydrolase, with the protein MSMPRHLTLALLATGLLASTPALAQAVTHGFADAAMQERQCQAKGWQRVVTQVAGLSRQVLWKAPTGPWTKGAILVMHGGGGQHFQWCVANARIVQPQVNFSEMAVADGFAVLLLNSSDQVTDHQGRACGKVWDDEVRERANLDLPFLGQVMRELLPSLRPAGSRPEIFLAGHSSGGYMAVRAATHFDDLVTAFAPVASGDPYGWHRLCEAGMNARTTVHGAGFDNETRRQITEPDACRAERHPNETPWDSTRPATLPAFRLFRHEQDGINDRSCTEKVGRQLRERGYRGEPDFVLMGGRRSLAAHYWQDGYNRPLLDFFNAQLVDTPLGAPR; encoded by the coding sequence ATGTCGATGCCACGCCACCTGACGCTCGCCCTCCTTGCCACCGGCCTGCTCGCCAGCACCCCGGCCCTGGCACAGGCCGTGACCCACGGCTTCGCCGATGCGGCGATGCAGGAGCGGCAGTGCCAGGCCAAAGGCTGGCAGCGCGTCGTCACGCAGGTGGCCGGTCTCTCGCGGCAGGTGCTGTGGAAGGCCCCCACCGGCCCGTGGACCAAAGGCGCGATCCTCGTGATGCACGGCGGGGGCGGCCAGCATTTCCAGTGGTGCGTGGCCAATGCGCGCATCGTGCAGCCGCAGGTCAACTTCAGCGAGATGGCGGTGGCCGACGGCTTCGCGGTGCTGCTGCTCAACTCGTCGGACCAGGTCACCGACCACCAGGGCCGCGCCTGCGGCAAGGTGTGGGACGACGAGGTGCGCGAGCGCGCCAACCTCGACCTGCCCTTTCTCGGCCAGGTGATGCGCGAGCTGCTGCCCTCGCTGCGCCCCGCGGGCAGCCGCCCCGAGATCTTTCTCGCCGGCCACTCGTCGGGCGGCTACATGGCGGTGCGCGCCGCCACCCATTTCGACGACCTCGTGACCGCGTTCGCCCCGGTCGCCAGCGGCGACCCGTACGGCTGGCACCGCCTCTGCGAGGCCGGCATGAACGCGCGGACGACGGTGCACGGCGCCGGCTTCGACAACGAAACCCGCCGGCAGATCACCGAACCCGACGCCTGCCGCGCCGAGCGCCACCCGAACGAGACACCGTGGGACAGCACCCGCCCCGCCACCCTGCCGGCCTTCCGCCTCTTCCGCCACGAGCAGGACGGCATCAACGACCGCTCCTGCACCGAGAAGGTGGGCCGGCAGCTGCGCGAGCGAGGCTACCGCGGCGAGCCCGACTTCGTGCTGATGGGTGGGCGCCGCAGCCTGGCAGCCCACTACTGGCAAGACGGGTACAACCGCCCGCTGCTCGACTTCTTCAACGCACAGCTCGTCGACACGCCTCTCGGCGCGCCGCGCTGA
- a CDS encoding LysR family transcriptional regulator: MARETPGVMLGSIELFCAAAELESFTAAATQAGVTPAAVSRAVGRLEERLAVPLFVRSTRRMRLTDAGRAYHAQCRQALAQIVEAGRELAGRQVEAAGVIRISAPTTFGHAVLLPLLPAFRKRYPKVSVEVQVSNRNVDFTEERFDLAIRARTPPDSGLVARRLIDAELVVAGAPSYLRKAGKPKSLQDLAAHECIQFVLPRTGQKVAWEFRDEGRDVQVETAGHYTVTDDVLATLTLARAGAGLVQTHRFLMAQDLADGTLVEVLQRFGGRSRPFSVLYAGTRHMPLRVRLFIDFLVEQSQRLQPEGRAGALGGLTRRRR; the protein is encoded by the coding sequence ATGGCGCGAGAAACTCCGGGCGTGATGCTGGGCAGCATCGAGCTTTTCTGCGCGGCGGCCGAGCTCGAGAGCTTCACCGCCGCGGCCACGCAGGCGGGGGTGACGCCGGCAGCGGTGAGCCGCGCGGTCGGCCGCCTGGAGGAGCGGCTCGCGGTGCCGCTCTTTGTGCGCAGCACGCGCCGCATGCGCCTCACCGATGCGGGCCGCGCCTACCACGCGCAGTGCCGGCAGGCGCTGGCGCAGATCGTCGAAGCCGGGCGTGAGCTGGCGGGACGGCAGGTCGAAGCGGCCGGGGTGATCCGCATCAGCGCCCCCACGACCTTCGGCCATGCGGTGCTGCTGCCGCTGCTGCCGGCGTTCCGCAAGCGCTACCCGAAGGTGAGCGTCGAGGTGCAGGTGAGCAACCGCAATGTCGATTTCACCGAAGAGCGCTTCGACCTCGCGATCCGCGCGCGCACGCCGCCCGACTCCGGACTCGTCGCGCGCCGGCTGATCGATGCCGAGCTGGTGGTGGCCGGGGCGCCGTCGTACCTCAGGAAAGCGGGCAAGCCGAAGTCGCTGCAGGACCTGGCGGCGCACGAGTGCATCCAGTTCGTGCTGCCGCGCACCGGGCAGAAGGTGGCGTGGGAGTTCCGCGACGAGGGGCGGGACGTGCAGGTCGAAACCGCGGGCCACTACACCGTGACCGACGACGTGCTGGCCACGCTCACCCTCGCCCGCGCCGGTGCGGGGCTGGTGCAGACGCACCGCTTCCTGATGGCGCAGGACCTGGCCGACGGCACGCTGGTGGAGGTGCTGCAGCGCTTCGGCGGGCGCTCGCGGCCGTTCTCGGTGCTCTATGCGGGCACGCGCCACATGCCGCTGCGGGTGCGGCTCTTCATCGATTTCCTGGTGGAGCAGTCGCAGCGCCTCCAACCCGAGGGGCGTGCCGGGGCGCTGGGCGGGCTCACTCGCCGTCGGCGGTGA
- a CDS encoding PAS domain-containing protein — MPDLSAPIVPAIEFDRLVDLRHRAASHLAGDASRKGAIARSADALTVLHGLASSPQTAADALALLHELQVYQVELDLQAQELRESREALESSLRRQVELYDFQPAGLFTLDAQRVVMETNRAGADMLGLGRDDLVGLTLDAFLLPESARRFRSAMVGVDVGMRHVWCPLTLSPRDGVALSFVAAIGQDPAGRGYLVNLTRVDEEHAVSP, encoded by the coding sequence ATGCCGGACCTGTCCGCCCCGATCGTCCCCGCCATCGAGTTCGATCGCCTGGTCGATCTTCGCCACCGCGCCGCGTCGCATCTGGCCGGCGACGCCTCGCGCAAGGGCGCCATCGCGAGGTCTGCCGATGCGTTGACGGTGTTGCACGGGCTGGCGTCCTCGCCCCAGACGGCGGCCGACGCGCTGGCGCTTCTGCACGAACTGCAGGTGTACCAGGTCGAGCTCGACCTGCAGGCGCAGGAGCTGCGCGAGTCGCGCGAGGCGCTGGAGTCTTCGCTGCGCCGCCAGGTCGAGCTCTACGACTTCCAGCCCGCGGGCCTGTTCACCCTCGACGCACAAAGGGTCGTGATGGAAACGAACCGGGCCGGAGCCGACATGCTCGGCCTCGGTCGCGACGACCTCGTCGGGCTCACGCTCGATGCCTTCCTGCTGCCCGAGAGTGCCCGCAGGTTCCGGTCGGCGATGGTCGGTGTCGACGTGGGCATGCGGCACGTGTGGTGCCCCCTCACGCTGAGTCCTCGCGATGGCGTGGCACTTTCGTTCGTCGCCGCGATCGGCCAGGACCCGGCCGGCAGGGGCTATCTGGTGAACCTGACGCGCGTCGACGAAGAGCACGCCGTGAGCCCCTGA
- a CDS encoding PAS domain-containing protein, which yields MSVCACSQAYGVLDTPPEARFDALARLACRLCDTPMAVITLVDDHRQWFKAEIGLGVRETPRAIAFCAHTIEGPGLFQVPDTHADPRFVHNPLVTGAPGLRFYAGVPLQVDGGQRLGALAVLDRRPRQLTPEQQADLQSLAQQVVLVLEEQRLRRLAEAASEETKHQSDSLLAIAGRVARLGAWELDIAGQKVVWSDVVADIHGMPRGFSPDLDNALGFYVEPDRSTLTASVTACLQHGTPFDHEMVLQPAGGGAPRWVRSIGEAVRDAEGRITHLRGACQDITERKSHVLQIQHLAEQLSATFESIPDPFLAVGADGQVLLVNAAFEQLVQRERAGILGHSLGEVLPPSVIEPPLLDRCAEAMRRQQPLEFEATERRSRRRFEVRLFPVDNGLTLHARDITEREATLAQLRLLDTCVRYLNDAVVITDANVNPPGPTVLFANQAIEGLCGWQPAQLVGSSPRRLQGPMTQRDRLDALRDAISRGLPFETEAINYRNTGETYWVELKLSPIQDEEGRCTHFIAVERDITERKLAEAHREALERQLRQAQKMESIGTLAGGIAHDFNNILGAILGNVALVRDALVPLSPGHAPLGTIEHSAQRARSLVQQILAFGRQQATQRMRQPLRPLVDEAARLLQATLPASVVLRMSGTHDEVFAEVDGHQLQQVLINLCTNAWHALPARGGLIEIGLDTEAPASQYDTLHYAHLWVKDDGCGMAPDVQARVFEPFFTTKPVGQGTGLGLSAAHGIVEAHGGRMDVESEPGRGSTFHVYLPVSDPADPTLSEKAIAAADRRSLKSLKVLCVDDDPVMLTTMQALLEREGCVVDAQASPQQALEQLRALRGDTHLLVTDFNMPLMDGMALVREAKRLNPELPVVMASGFLSDKLCEQATLLGVDVLVQKERTVEDLVAAVREAVARASLRTLRP from the coding sequence TTGAGCGTCTGCGCGTGCTCGCAGGCCTACGGCGTGCTCGACACCCCGCCCGAAGCGCGCTTCGATGCGCTCGCCCGGCTGGCCTGCCGGCTTTGCGACACCCCGATGGCCGTCATCACGCTGGTCGACGACCACCGTCAGTGGTTCAAGGCCGAGATCGGCCTGGGTGTGCGCGAGACGCCGCGCGCCATCGCCTTCTGCGCCCACACCATCGAGGGGCCCGGCCTCTTCCAGGTGCCCGACACACACGCCGACCCCCGCTTCGTCCACAACCCGCTGGTGACCGGCGCACCCGGCCTGCGCTTCTATGCCGGCGTGCCCCTGCAGGTGGACGGCGGACAACGTCTCGGCGCGCTGGCGGTGCTCGACCGCCGGCCGCGCCAGCTCACGCCCGAGCAGCAGGCCGACCTGCAGAGCCTGGCGCAGCAGGTGGTGCTGGTGCTGGAAGAGCAGCGCCTGCGCCGGCTGGCCGAGGCCGCGTCGGAGGAGACGAAGCACCAGTCCGATTCGCTGCTGGCGATTGCCGGCCGCGTGGCGCGGCTCGGCGCCTGGGAGCTCGACATCGCCGGGCAGAAGGTGGTGTGGTCCGACGTGGTGGCCGACATCCACGGCATGCCGCGAGGCTTCTCGCCCGATCTCGACAACGCCCTCGGCTTCTACGTGGAGCCCGACCGCTCCACCCTCACCGCGTCGGTCACGGCCTGCCTGCAGCACGGCACTCCGTTCGACCACGAGATGGTGCTGCAGCCGGCCGGGGGCGGGGCGCCGCGCTGGGTGCGCTCGATCGGCGAGGCGGTGCGCGATGCCGAGGGCCGCATCACCCACCTGCGCGGCGCCTGCCAGGACATCACCGAGCGCAAGTCGCACGTGCTGCAGATCCAGCACCTGGCCGAACAGCTCTCGGCCACGTTCGAGAGCATCCCCGACCCCTTCCTCGCCGTGGGCGCCGACGGGCAGGTGCTGCTCGTCAACGCCGCCTTCGAGCAGCTGGTGCAACGCGAGCGTGCCGGCATCCTCGGGCACAGCCTGGGCGAGGTGCTGCCGCCGAGCGTCATCGAGCCGCCGCTGCTCGACCGCTGCGCCGAGGCGATGCGCCGCCAGCAGCCGCTCGAATTCGAAGCCACCGAGCGGCGCTCGCGCCGCCGCTTCGAGGTGCGGCTCTTTCCCGTCGACAACGGCCTGACGCTGCATGCGCGCGACATCACCGAGCGCGAGGCCACGCTTGCGCAACTGCGCCTGCTCGACACCTGCGTGCGCTACCTCAACGACGCCGTGGTGATCACCGATGCCAACGTCAACCCGCCGGGCCCGACCGTGCTCTTTGCCAACCAGGCCATCGAAGGCCTGTGCGGCTGGCAGCCCGCGCAACTGGTGGGCAGCAGCCCGCGGCGCCTGCAGGGGCCGATGACACAGCGTGACCGGCTCGACGCGCTGCGCGACGCCATCAGTCGCGGCCTGCCCTTCGAGACCGAAGCCATCAACTACCGCAACACCGGCGAGACCTACTGGGTCGAGCTGAAGCTGAGCCCGATCCAGGACGAAGAGGGCCGCTGCACCCACTTCATCGCCGTCGAGCGCGACATCACCGAACGCAAGCTCGCCGAGGCCCACCGCGAAGCGCTGGAGCGCCAGCTGCGCCAGGCGCAGAAGATGGAATCCATCGGCACGCTGGCCGGCGGCATCGCGCACGACTTCAACAACATCCTCGGCGCCATCCTCGGCAACGTGGCGCTGGTGCGCGATGCGCTCGTGCCCCTGAGCCCCGGCCACGCCCCGCTCGGCACCATCGAACACTCGGCGCAGCGTGCGCGCTCGCTGGTGCAGCAGATCCTCGCCTTCGGCCGGCAACAGGCCACCCAGCGCATGCGCCAGCCGCTGCGCCCGCTGGTCGACGAGGCGGCGCGCCTCCTGCAGGCCACGCTGCCCGCGAGCGTGGTGCTGCGCATGAGCGGCACCCACGACGAGGTGTTCGCCGAAGTCGACGGCCACCAGCTGCAGCAGGTGCTCATCAACCTGTGCACCAACGCCTGGCACGCCCTGCCGGCCCGCGGCGGGCTCATCGAGATCGGGCTCGACACCGAAGCGCCGGCCTCGCAGTACGACACGCTGCACTACGCGCACCTGTGGGTGAAGGACGACGGCTGCGGCATGGCGCCCGACGTGCAGGCCCGCGTCTTCGAGCCTTTTTTCACCACCAAGCCGGTGGGCCAGGGCACCGGGCTCGGCCTGTCGGCCGCGCACGGCATCGTGGAAGCGCACGGCGGGCGCATGGACGTCGAGAGCGAGCCCGGCCGCGGCAGCACCTTCCACGTCTACCTGCCCGTGAGCGATCCCGCCGACCCCACGCTGAGCGAGAAGGCCATCGCCGCAGCCGATCGCCGTTCACTGAAGAGCCTGAAGGTGCTGTGCGTCGACGACGACCCGGTGATGCTCACCACCATGCAGGCCCTGCTGGAGCGAGAAGGCTGCGTGGTGGACGCGCAGGCCAGCCCGCAGCAGGCGCTGGAGCAGCTGCGCGCCCTGCGCGGCGACACCCACCTCCTCGTGACCGACTTCAACATGCCCCTGATGGACGGCATGGCGCTCGTGCGAGAGGCCAAGCGCCTCAACCCCGAACTGCCCGTCGTCATGGCCTCGGGCTTCCTCAGCGACAAGCTCTGCGAGCAGGCCACGCTGCTGGGCGTGGACGTGCTGGTGCAGAAGGAGCGCACGGTCGAAGACCTGGTGGCCGCGGTGCGGGAGGCGGTGGCCCGCGCAAGCCTTCGGACCTTGCGGCCCTGA
- a CDS encoding alpha/beta fold hydrolase, with protein sequence MTTTQGAPAEALLEAIYQSALHPAHYGQLHSQLLFHFREDRSRDDTPLTRVILSHIKRALRLGAAHSAMQRERQRVLAVIHAVAPPIVVVDAQQRVLGLNADAEALLGRGELFGVEQGVLHCREPGVLAQLMTQAEVQSYACARIGAEAQAGWLAYLYKNHTPHNRSAAASYSLLLIDRQRCVSQSIAGLGQRAGLTAREVELIDLSIQGLDLDAICARTGITLHTLRQHTKNIYAKTGVHNQNALFALVLRNIVLEQAGSSHNPQLLPHITGLAYTRLLRLADGRQLSYAEYGAADGVPVVYFHALNASRLELLIHAERLRGLGVRLIAIDRPGYGHSSFVERRDYREFVPDVRALLDELRLDAVHLLSASAGSAHALHTAWAMPERIRSVHCTAVVPPIDHILASDSPSTLNSMMNQFFRVVPSLLRPAMELALFGQTVESLLHSMTSARSHNAFSLADADIDYISAPEHLPYFVAAMMESLRQGPRAWALESVLLNQPWTIDLREIRVPVELWHGTLDGLVPMDMVQAFARALPCAQLHELAGDTHLLAFRNIERLMEAVRRPRRG encoded by the coding sequence ATGACGACCACCCAGGGCGCCCCGGCCGAGGCCTTGCTGGAGGCGATCTACCAATCGGCCCTGCACCCCGCGCACTACGGGCAGCTGCACAGCCAGCTGCTCTTCCACTTCCGCGAAGACCGCAGCCGCGACGACACGCCGCTCACGCGCGTGATCCTGAGCCACATCAAGCGAGCGCTGCGGCTGGGTGCCGCGCACTCGGCGATGCAGCGCGAGCGCCAGCGTGTGCTGGCCGTCATCCACGCGGTGGCGCCGCCCATCGTGGTGGTCGACGCGCAGCAGCGCGTGCTCGGCCTCAACGCCGATGCCGAAGCACTGCTGGGTCGCGGCGAGCTCTTCGGCGTGGAGCAGGGGGTCTTGCACTGCCGCGAGCCGGGGGTGCTGGCGCAGCTGATGACGCAGGCCGAGGTCCAGTCGTATGCCTGCGCGCGCATCGGTGCCGAGGCGCAGGCCGGCTGGTTGGCCTACCTCTACAAGAACCACACGCCGCACAACCGCAGCGCGGCGGCGTCGTACTCGCTGTTGTTGATCGACCGGCAGCGCTGCGTCAGCCAGTCGATCGCCGGTCTGGGCCAGCGCGCCGGCCTCACCGCGCGCGAGGTCGAGCTCATCGACCTGTCGATCCAGGGCCTGGACCTCGACGCCATCTGCGCGCGCACCGGCATCACGCTGCACACGCTGCGCCAGCACACCAAGAACATCTACGCCAAGACCGGCGTGCACAACCAGAACGCGCTCTTCGCGCTGGTGTTGCGCAACATCGTGCTCGAACAGGCGGGCAGCAGCCACAACCCGCAGCTCCTGCCGCACATCACCGGCCTTGCGTACACGCGGCTGCTGCGGCTCGCCGACGGTCGCCAGCTGAGCTATGCGGAGTACGGCGCGGCCGACGGCGTGCCGGTGGTGTATTTCCATGCGCTCAACGCCTCGCGGCTGGAACTGCTGATCCATGCCGAGCGCCTGCGCGGGCTGGGCGTGCGTTTGATCGCGATTGACCGGCCGGGCTACGGCCACAGCTCCTTCGTGGAGCGGCGCGACTACCGCGAGTTCGTGCCCGATGTGCGCGCCCTGCTCGACGAGCTGCGGCTCGATGCGGTGCACCTGCTCAGCGCCTCGGCCGGCAGCGCGCATGCGCTGCACACCGCGTGGGCCATGCCCGAGCGCATCCGCAGCGTGCACTGCACCGCGGTCGTGCCGCCGATCGACCACATCCTCGCGTCCGATTCGCCGTCCACGCTCAACAGCATGATGAACCAGTTCTTCCGCGTGGTGCCGAGCCTTCTGCGGCCGGCGATGGAGCTGGCGCTCTTCGGGCAGACCGTCGAGTCGCTGCTGCACTCGATGACGAGCGCGCGCAGCCACAACGCCTTCAGCCTGGCCGATGCCGACATTGACTACATCAGCGCGCCCGAGCACCTGCCGTACTTCGTGGCCGCGATGATGGAGTCGCTGCGCCAGGGCCCGCGTGCGTGGGCGCTGGAGAGCGTGCTGCTCAACCAGCCGTGGACGATCGATCTGCGCGAGATCCGCGTGCCGGTCGAGTTGTGGCACGGCACCCTCGACGGCCTGGTGCCAATGGACATGGTGCAGGCCTTCGCGCGAGCGCTGCCATGCGCGCAACTGCACGAGCTGGCGGGCGACACCCACCTGCTCGCGTTTCGCAACATCGAGCGCCTGATGGAGGCCGTGCGCCGGCCCCGGCGCGGGTGA
- a CDS encoding sensor histidine kinase has product MDIPAIEAQPPGSGVQPLEPQPRRWHHRRRALRAFVHPLLVRYALVLIVAGASLGIALNEITHRNATASLHLADALAEAKVSAASVLQRMSDAETHQRAYLLRSSPEELEALAVDQRQLARLRPQTAHLVVLAGMDAGATARTDQSLQQLLSSLEEFARLARTADPTRSAQLLTEAETSRSRMRDIRGSVLSSLDAASAEERSERVALDRSLEARRIAVMVVIVLAALLFGAHLRHLRLYDRDRAARQRALEDQVQRRTLELRRLAGYLLTVREDEKAHLARELHDEMGSVLTAAKLDLARIRRLASADPALLDSVERLNRRLMQAVAMKRRIVEGLRPSCLDILGLKASLTNLCSEIAAQLGVPVHTALDDVSLSPDAQLAVYRFVQEALTNVSKYARASEVRVGLSETGGRVRVDVEDDGIGFDPQQTTSATHGLAGMRFRLEHLEGHLSIDSRPGAGTRLNAVLPMAAAGMLVPAA; this is encoded by the coding sequence ATGGATATTCCCGCGATCGAGGCGCAGCCCCCGGGGAGCGGCGTGCAGCCTCTGGAGCCCCAACCGAGGCGCTGGCACCACCGTCGCCGCGCGTTGAGGGCATTCGTCCACCCGTTGCTGGTGCGGTACGCGCTGGTTTTGATCGTCGCGGGGGCCTCGCTCGGGATCGCCTTGAACGAGATCACCCACCGCAACGCAACCGCGAGCCTGCACCTGGCCGACGCGCTGGCCGAGGCCAAGGTCAGCGCGGCGAGCGTGCTGCAGCGGATGAGCGATGCCGAGACGCACCAGCGCGCCTACCTGCTGCGCAGCAGCCCCGAGGAACTGGAGGCGCTGGCGGTCGACCAGCGCCAGCTCGCCCGGCTGCGGCCCCAGACCGCCCACCTCGTCGTCCTGGCGGGGATGGATGCCGGCGCCACTGCACGCACCGATCAGAGCCTACAGCAGCTGCTGTCGAGCCTGGAGGAGTTTGCCCGGCTTGCCCGCACGGCAGACCCCACGCGCTCGGCGCAACTGCTCACCGAGGCCGAGACCAGCAGAAGCCGCATGCGCGACATCCGCGGCAGCGTTCTGTCCTCTCTCGACGCCGCATCGGCCGAGGAGCGGTCGGAACGCGTGGCGCTGGACCGCTCCCTCGAAGCACGGCGCATTGCGGTGATGGTGGTCATCGTGCTCGCCGCCCTGCTCTTCGGCGCGCACCTGCGGCACCTGCGCCTGTACGACAGGGACAGGGCCGCCCGCCAGCGCGCGCTGGAAGACCAGGTCCAGCGTCGCACGCTGGAGCTGCGCCGGCTGGCGGGCTACCTGCTGACGGTGCGCGAAGACGAGAAGGCGCACCTGGCGCGCGAGCTGCACGACGAGATGGGCAGCGTGCTGACCGCGGCGAAGCTCGACCTCGCGCGCATCCGCCGGCTGGCATCGGCCGACCCCGCCCTGCTCGACAGCGTCGAACGGCTCAATCGCCGGTTGATGCAGGCAGTGGCGATGAAACGCCGCATCGTCGAAGGGCTCCGGCCCTCGTGCCTGGACATCCTCGGACTCAAGGCCAGCCTGACGAACCTGTGCTCGGAAATCGCCGCGCAGCTCGGGGTGCCGGTCCACACGGCGCTCGACGACGTGTCGCTTTCGCCGGACGCGCAACTGGCCGTCTACCGCTTCGTGCAGGAGGCGCTGACGAACGTCAGCAAGTACGCCCGGGCCTCCGAGGTCCGCGTTGGCTTGAGCGAAACGGGTGGCCGGGTGCGTGTGGACGTCGAGGACGACGGCATCGGCTTCGACCCGCAGCAGACGACCTCGGCCACGCACGGTCTTGCGGGCATGCGCTTCCGCCTGGAGCACCTGGAGGGGCACCTGTCGATCGATTCGAGGCCGGGCGCCGGCACGCGCCTGAACGCCGTCCTGCCGATGGCCGCGGCCGGCATGCTCGTGCCGGCGGCCTGA
- a CDS encoding flavodoxin family protein — translation MSSPISIVFHSGYGHTEKLAQAVAQASGGTLLAIDAEGELPPEAWAHLDASRAIVFGSPTYMGNVSWQFKKFADASSGVWAKQGWKDKLAAGFTNSAGLNGDKLAALHAMFTLSQQHGMVWASTGMPPANVKASTRDDLNYLASFAGLMATTPADAGVDELAAGDLATARAFGQRVADLVRRYN, via the coding sequence ATGTCATCCCCGATCAGCATCGTCTTCCACAGCGGCTACGGCCACACCGAGAAGCTGGCCCAGGCCGTCGCCCAGGCCAGCGGCGGCACGCTGCTGGCCATCGACGCGGAGGGCGAGTTGCCGCCCGAGGCCTGGGCGCACCTGGACGCGTCGCGCGCCATCGTCTTCGGCTCGCCCACCTACATGGGCAACGTGAGCTGGCAGTTCAAGAAGTTCGCCGACGCCAGCTCGGGCGTGTGGGCAAAGCAAGGCTGGAAGGACAAGCTCGCCGCCGGCTTCACCAACAGCGCCGGGCTCAACGGCGACAAGCTCGCCGCGTTGCACGCGATGTTCACGCTCTCGCAGCAGCACGGCATGGTGTGGGCGAGCACCGGCATGCCGCCGGCCAACGTGAAGGCCTCGACACGCGACGACCTCAACTACCTCGCGTCGTTCGCCGGCCTGATGGCGACGACGCCGGCCGATGCCGGCGTGGATGAGCTGGCCGCCGGCGACCTGGCCACCGCCCGTGCCTTCGGCCAGCGGGTGGCCGACCTCGTGCGCCGCTACAACTGA
- a CDS encoding nuclear transport factor 2 family protein, with amino-acid sequence MNGADAFAEVSAVLGEYFDGLHHSDSTRLRRVFHPQARYHCATDGTLLTLDMAQYFPIVDARPSPASQGHARNDRILAIEFAGPVTAFARVACSIPPKHFTDFLTLVKLDGRWQIVAKVFHFTVQPPAHTPP; translated from the coding sequence ATGAACGGCGCCGACGCCTTCGCCGAGGTGAGCGCCGTGCTGGGCGAGTATTTCGACGGCCTGCACCACAGCGACTCCACGCGCCTGCGGCGTGTCTTCCACCCACAGGCCCGCTACCACTGCGCGACCGACGGCACGCTGCTGACGCTCGACATGGCGCAGTACTTCCCCATCGTCGACGCGCGGCCCTCGCCGGCGAGCCAGGGCCATGCGCGCAACGACCGCATCCTCGCCATCGAGTTCGCCGGGCCGGTGACGGCCTTCGCCAGAGTGGCGTGCTCGATCCCGCCCAAGCACTTCACCGACTTCCTCACGCTGGTGAAACTCGACGGCCGCTGGCAGATCGTCGCCAAGGTGTTTCATTTCACCGTGCAGCCCCCGGCGCACACGCCACCGTGA
- a CDS encoding GyrI-like domain-containing protein, giving the protein MPLHIIERPAFTVMGLHIVTTPMSPEIPALWPRFMSREAEIEHPAERAVSYGVMQSDTPDMARLDYWAALSVTAPGRTPPGMETLTIPAGHYAVFRYPLAGLAAGFGEIFGKLLPQCEYEQLPGPYFERYNEAFDPGNPDSIVEIHLPVQRKRRT; this is encoded by the coding sequence ATGCCCCTGCACATCATCGAAAGACCGGCCTTCACCGTGATGGGCCTGCACATCGTGACCACGCCGATGTCGCCCGAGATCCCGGCGCTGTGGCCCCGCTTCATGAGCCGCGAAGCCGAGATCGAGCATCCCGCCGAGCGCGCCGTGAGCTATGGCGTGATGCAAAGCGACACCCCCGACATGGCGCGCCTGGACTACTGGGCCGCGCTGTCCGTGACCGCACCCGGCCGCACGCCGCCCGGCATGGAAACCCTCACCATTCCTGCGGGCCACTACGCCGTCTTCCGCTACCCGCTCGCGGGCCTGGCGGCGGGCTTTGGCGAGATCTTCGGCAAACTGCTGCCGCAGTGCGAGTACGAACAACTGCCCGGCCCATACTTCGAGCGCTACAACGAGGCCTTCGACCCGGGCAACCCGGACTCGATCGTCGAAATCCACCTGCCGGTCCAGCGCAAGCGCCGCACCTGA